In Nitrospirota bacterium, the following proteins share a genomic window:
- a CDS encoding rod shape-determining protein has product MLGLFSNDLAIDLGTATTLVYLKGQGIIAHEPSVVAVHTDPHGVKRVLAVGLEAKEMLGKTPGNIQAIRPLKDGVIADFEVTGEMLRYFIAKAHNRRSLLRPRIVICVPYGITEVEKRAVRDSAETAGAREVYLIEEPMAAAIGAGLPITEPSGNMVVSIGGGTTQVAVISLAGIVTSKSLRVAGDKMDEAILQFIKKKYNLLIGERAAENIKIQIGNAFPMNEVLTMEVKGLDQVSGLPKSITINSDETREALSEPINNIVDTLKETLERTPPELAADIVDRGVVLTGGGSKLHNLDRLLREETGVPVVLADEPDTCVVLGSGKVLDEIELLKRITVE; this is encoded by the coding sequence ATTCTGGGGCTTTTCTCCAACGATCTCGCGATCGATTTGGGAACGGCCACGACCCTTGTCTACTTGAAGGGGCAGGGGATCATCGCCCACGAGCCGTCCGTCGTCGCGGTCCACACCGATCCTCACGGCGTCAAGCGAGTCCTTGCCGTCGGCCTGGAAGCCAAGGAGATGCTGGGTAAGACGCCGGGAAACATCCAGGCGATTCGTCCGCTCAAGGATGGGGTCATCGCCGATTTCGAAGTCACCGGTGAAATGCTGCGCTACTTTATCGCGAAGGCGCACAACCGCCGATCGCTCCTGAGGCCGCGCATTGTCATCTGCGTGCCCTACGGCATCACGGAAGTGGAGAAGCGGGCCGTGCGCGACTCCGCTGAAACGGCGGGGGCGCGCGAGGTGTACCTGATCGAAGAGCCCATGGCGGCGGCGATCGGGGCCGGGCTTCCCATCACGGAACCCTCGGGCAACATGGTCGTAAGCATTGGCGGCGGCACGACCCAGGTGGCCGTGATTTCCCTGGCCGGGATCGTCACCAGCAAGTCCCTGCGCGTGGCGGGGGACAAGATGGACGAAGCGATCCTCCAATTCATCAAGAAAAAGTATAATCTGCTCATCGGTGAGCGGGCCGCCGAGAATATCAAGATCCAGATTGGGAACGCCTTTCCGATGAACGAAGTGCTCACCATGGAAGTCAAGGGGCTCGACCAAGTGTCCGGGTTGCCCAAGTCCATCACCATCAATTCGGATGAAACGCGCGAAGCCCTTTCCGAACCGATCAACAACATTGTGGATACGCTGAAGGAGACCCTCGAACGGACACCGCCCGAACTGGCTGCCGATATTGTCGACCGCGGCGTCGTGCTCACCGGGGGGGGGTCGAAGCTCCACAATTTGGACCGTCTCCTTCGGGAAGAAACGGGTGTTCCGGTGGTGCTGGCCGACGAGCCCGATACGTGCGTCGTGCTCGGCTCGGGCAAGGTCCTCGACGAGATCGAGCTTCTCAAGCGGATCACCGTCGAGTAG